DNA sequence from the Microtus ochrogaster isolate Prairie Vole_2 chromosome 2, MicOch1.0, whole genome shotgun sequence genome:
ttcttaGCGCTGGGATGAAAAGTGTGCGCCACCGCTACCATCCTTgctattttcatgttttgttttgtttttgacccACAAGTTTAACTGGGGGTGGACTGCAtgagcttggtgtgtgtgtgtggggggtggtaCTGAAGCATgggcaacttaccagtggctacaccactgaagaaatgactgtccctcccccagcagctgcACGGCCCTAGGGATGGGTGGAACCTCATGATGGCATAGCTTTTGTCTGGTATTTTGTCAGTGCAATAAGAACAgtaattagggctggagagatggctcagaggttaagacacTACggttcttcctgaggtcctgagttcaattcccagctaccacacagtggttcacaaccaactatagtgagagctggtgcccttttctggggtgcaggcaaaacatacaggcagaacaccatatatataataaataaataaatcttaaaaaaaagaaaagtgattaaTCAAGATGTCACAGTATAGAAGGACTTCAGGCACTtgtgggtgggaggggaggacaTAGCGAGAGAGCTCACACAGGGCTCCAGAGTGAAGATGGAGGCTGGACAGTAGGGAATGCTCTTGGCAATGAGGGTGAGGGTGGAGGGAAACAGGAAGTACCTTTAGAGCTGGGCAGCGGCTCCTGGCCCAGTGTGCAGAGGCTGAGGTGGTGGTACAGGCCACGTGCCTGGGCCTGCTTCAGCATTTCTGGGCTTCCATCCACCCCTTGTACCTGGAGGAAGCCCCGAGCCTGCAGCTGGGAGAGAAGTTGGCATTGATCATGGCTCATCCCTGTCACTGCTCAGCTGAGTCCTTGTATGTGGTGACCAACAAGCCAGAGACAGAGGATGGGTTGGTTCTTGGTTAAGGGGTGGCAGAGATctagatgtggtggctcaggcctgtcaTCTTggctactctggaggctgaggcttgaatcctaaattcaaggccagcctgacaaCCAGAGAGAACTTCTCtcgaaataaaaaacaaactaaagggCCACGGGTGTGGTTCATTGGTACAGAGCTCATTAACAATCAGTGAGgggctgtggtgtggctcagtggtagagcccctgcctagaatcccccagtgaggggctgtggtgtggctcagtggtagagcacctgactagaatcccccagtgaggggctgtggtgtggctcagtggtagagcccctgcctaNNNNNNNNNNNNNNNNNNNNNNNNNNNNNNNNNNNNNNNNNNNNNNNNNNNNNNNNNNNNNNNNNNNNNNNNNNNNNNNNNNNNNNNNNNNNNNNNNNNNNNNNNNNNNNNNNNNNNNNNNNNNNNNNNNNNNNNNNNNNNNNNNNNNNNNNNNNNNNNNNNNNNNNNNNNNNNNNNNNNNNNNNNNNNNNNNNNNNNNNNNNNNNNNtgtggctcagtggtagagcccctgcctagaatccccagtgaggggctgggttgtggctcagtgggagagcacctgcctagaatcccccagtggccaggcggtggtggcacacgcctttaatcccagcactcgggaggcagagacaggtggatctctgggagttcgaggccagcctggtctacaagagctagttccgggacaggcaccaaagccacagagaaaccctgcctcggaaaaaaaaagcaaaaagaaaaagaaaaaaaaaagaatcccccagtgaaggcTGGGGCATGGTTTAGTGACAAGTACATGGTTAGAATTTCCCAGTGAGAGACTGGGTTTATGTGTGGTAGATAACCTATCTACAATTCACTAGCCAAGGGTGCTGGGTgctgaaaggaagtcagggcatcACCGTACCAGCAGGTCTTACCTCCACGGCCACCAGGCCAGTGCCACAGGCCACATCCAGGATCAGAGCATCTTGGGGCGGGCCTGGAAGGGCTCGACTGAGACAATCCACAGCAAGGCAGGGGGCTCGGTACTTCAATGCAGCCACATCCTGGGGACAGAACACAGTCTAGCACCCTCTGGTGCCCTAGAGTTTGGAGGACGCACTTTGTCCGGTGCTTACGCACCTACTGATTTGAGTTGATGGGTGTTGGAGTTTGGGTCCTTCTGGGACCTCAGTAATAGAAGATCCAGGCTTGAAGTGTCCTTTACTGTCAAGGGCCCCCATACCTGTGGGACTCAAGCAGGCAGCAACTGGCTACTTAGCTGGGGCAGCTCTAAACCGGGCTGTCTATATTGAGTGACGTCTCAATAGCGCCCCCTGCAGGCAGTCTCCCTGTGTGGTTGGCAGTGTTAAGGTGGGACATAGGGGACGTCCAGTCCGAGTTAGAGGTGGTGGTTGGAGGCCAGTCGGGGCCAGCTCTCAGCTTCCCTGGGATACGCGGGTACTATTAGCGCTTTGCACATAAAAACACAATCTGGGCCTCCCAAATTAAGGACCTACGTGCATTCACCTTATCGTACTCTGGAGCCCAGTCGTCATAGAAGCGGAGCTTGCAGGCCAGGTCGGTGATGCCGTGGGAGGCCCCGACACGGGCCAGTTCTTGGGGCAGCCTCCCAGCTTCCTCCCGAGTCATCCTCCTGTTGGGACAG
Encoded proteins:
- the Mettl27 gene encoding methyltransferase-like protein 27 isoform X2, which produces MTREEAGRLPQELARVGASHGITDLACKLRFYDDWAPEYDKDVAALKYRAPCLAVDCLSRALPGPPQDALILDVACGTGLVAVELQARGFLQVQGVDGSPEMLKQAQARGLYHHLSLCTLGQEPLPSSKGGLICLTTRSNPSNLPYKEALEAVLDSLEQAGAWERLVAQPVEHWELATSEQETGLGTCANDGFISGIIYLYRKQGRTQGKGGRPSVVAPVDH
- the Mettl27 gene encoding methyltransferase-like protein 27 isoform X1 — its product is MTREEAGRLPQELARVGASHGITDLACKLRFYDDWAPEYDKDVAALKYRAPCLAVDCLSRALPGPPQDALILDVACGTGLVAVELQARGFLQVQGVDGSPEMLKQAQARGLYHHLSLCTLGQEPLPSSKGTFDAVIMVGALSEGQVPCSAVPELLRVTKPGGLICLTTRSNPSNLPYKEALEAVLDSLEQAGAWERLVAQPVEHWELATSEQETGLGTCANDGFISGIIYLYRKQGRTQGKGGRPSVVAPVDH